A genomic window from Daphnia carinata strain CSIRO-1 chromosome 9, CSIRO_AGI_Dcar_HiC_V3, whole genome shotgun sequence includes:
- the LOC130688830 gene encoding uncharacterized protein LOC130688830 encodes MIAIAILLCVTMVASAPLEAPLPFGQSSKGGWGYYTTYTPHENLGYTASYNANENAPRVALNQLPVSPAAFAGFHPYALAGVPGYGLRYFPGSPFPGYYPYGYEDPSENYEFEGNYETKSDAAAFQEEVEDVRGTNAGPQNSGTNTMHPILSTIVNLNRLNIMRLAFRNAMMLVLG; translated from the exons ATGATTGCTATC GCCATTCTATTGTGTGTCACCATGGTGGCTTCTGCTCCGCTGGAAGCTCCACTACCGTTCGGCCAAAGTTCAAAAGGCGGTTGGGGCTACTATAC TACCTACACACCACATGAAAATTTGGGATACACGGCATCGTacaatgcaaatgaaaatgcgCCCCGTGTTGCATTGAACCAATTGCCCGTCTCTCCGGCCGCTTTTGCTGGATTTCATCCCTACGCCCTGGCCGGTGTTCCAGGCTACGGTTTGAGATACTTCCCCGGTAGCCCTTTCCCCGGCTACTATCCTTACGGATACGAag ATCCCTCGGAAAATTACGAATTCGAAGGCAACTACGAAACAAAATCAGACGCTGCGGCATTTcaagaagaagtagaagaTGTGCGTGGCACCAATGCCGGCCCCCAAAATAGCGGAACAAATACAATGCACCCTATCTTAAGTACAATCGTGAACCTGAACCGATTGAATATAATGCGCTTGGCGTTCAGAAATGCAATGATGCTCGTGCTGGGTTAA
- the LOC130688826 gene encoding uncharacterized protein LOC130688826: protein MPSLRYYPAYYPGYPKVNYGFGGQYETRSDELTAEEYEEALRLFGIFGNNAANTAPSGTAPATAPATAPATTPATTPAPNPMTAVINKLITMNTMGIVKLMMANAVMMMAG from the exons ATGCCCAGCTTGCGATATTACCCCGCTTATTACCCTGGCTATCCTAAAG TGAATTACGGATTTGGCGGCCAATACGAAACGAGATCCGACGAACTAACGGCCGAGGAGTACGAAGAGGCTTTGCGtctttttggtatttttggcAACAACGCTGCAAACACGGCTCCATCTGGAACTGCCCCAGCCACGGCCCCAGCCACGGCCCCAGCCACGACACCGGCCACGACACCGGCACCGAATCCCATGACGGCTGTGATCAACAAACTCATTACCATGAATACCATGGGCATCGTGAAATTGATGATGGCCAACGCTGTTATGATGATGGCGGGTTAA
- the LOC132088293 gene encoding uncharacterized protein LOC132088293, with protein sequence MNLMVIFISAVALVASAPTETKDAVINVEGPTGRHVQTREPGKAVSGYFTLRDKDGVEYKTTYEADEKGFRATGSHLPVSPTDLSARRPIAWSFRSPISAFPIYGLGYGAQNYLPFPHPIYPQGKVLALCLTTLVASAPSDVRPLTVDTDKAEARDVQDAVKPANPAWGYFT encoded by the exons atgaatctCATG GTAATCTTCATTAGCGCGGTAGCGTTGGTCGCATCAGCACCGACGGAAACGAAAGACGCAGTTATCAACGTGGAAGGACCAACAGGCCGTCACGTGCAAACCAGAGAGCCTGGCAAAGCCGTTTCCGGATACTTTAC TTTACGGGATAAAGATGGCGTTGAATACAAGACAACGTACGAGGCTGACGAGAAAGGCTTCCGCGCCACAGGATCGCATTTGCCCGTCTCTCCGACCGACTTATCCGCCCGTCGTCCCATCGCTTGGTCCTTTCGTTCTCCAATTTCTGCTTTCCCCATCTACGGATTAGGCTACGGTGCGCAAAATTACTTGCCCTTCCCTCACCCAATCTATCCGCAaggtaaa GTATTGGCCTTGTGTTTAACAACTTTGGTAGCCTCGGCTCCATCAGATGTTAGGCCGTTAACAGTTGACACTGACAAAGCCGAAGCTCGTGATGTTCAAGACGCAGTCAAACCAGCAAACCCAGCGTGGGGCTATTTCACGTAA
- the LOC130688827 gene encoding endocuticle structural glycoprotein SgAbd-1-like: MVASAPTETKDAVINVEGPEGRHVQTGEPGKAVSGYFTSRDKDGVEYKTTYEADEKGFRATGSHLPVSPTESFARPPIAWPVHYPISAFPIYGSRYGPQNYLPFPYPIYQHGKVKWCSFILRYFDLIDF; the protein is encoded by the exons ATGGTCGCATCAGCACCGACAGAAACGAAAGACGCAGTTATCAACGTGGAAGGACCAGAAGGCCGTCACGTGCAGACGGGAGAGCCTGGCAAAGCCGTTTCTGGATACTTTAC TTCACGAGATAAAGATGGCGTTGAATACAAGACAACGTACGAGGCTGACGAGAAAGGCTTCCGCGCCACGGGATCGCATTTGCCCGTCTCTCCGACCGAGTCGTTCGCCCGTCCTCCCATCGCTTGGCCCGTTCATTACCCAATTTCTGCTTTCCCCATCTACGGTTCCCGCTATGGTCCGCAAAATTATTTGCCCTTCCCTTACCCAATCTACCAGCACGGTAAAGTCAAATggtgttcttttattttgcgcTATTTCGATCTGattgatttttaa
- the LOC130688825 gene encoding uncharacterized protein LOC130688825, protein MNSLVILMSVVAMVASAPTDTKNTVIDVDGPEGRHVQTGEPGKVVSGYFASRNTDGVEYKTTYEADEKSFRARGLYLPVSPAVSSARLPATFPVRYPSPAFSSYGYRYGPQNFLPFFYPTYPQDKYLAGDESLSYDNLAYKHDDEFPFSEAEEFAMAQDDQVPLTEQEIANLTERGLLTPMLMPFILMNKKKILMMMLINKMLMAMG, encoded by the exons ATGAATTCGTTA GTCATCTTAATGAGCGTAGTGGCGATGGTCGCATCTGCACCGACGGATACGAAAAACACAGTTATTGACGTGGATGGGCCAGAAGGCCGTCACGTGCAGACGGGCGAGCCTGGCAAAGTAGTTTCAGGATACTTTGC TTCACGAAATACAGATGGCGTTGAATACAAGACAACGTACGAGGCCGACGAGAAAAGTTTCCGCGCGAGGGGACTGTATTTGCCCGTCTCTCCGGCCGTCTCATCCGCTCGTCTACCCGCCACATTCCCAGTTCGTTATCCATCGCCCGCCTTTTCCAGCTACGGTTACCGTTACGGCCCTCAAAATTTTTTGCCCTTCTTTTACCCGACTTACCCGCAAG ACAAATATTTAGCGGGTGACGAGTCACTGTCGTACGATAATTTggcatacaaacacgacgacgaatttcctttttctgaaGCAGAGGAATTCGCCATGGCTCAAGACGATCAAGTGCCGTTGACGGAACAAGAAATTGCCAACCTGACCGAACGTGGATTGTTGACGCCCATGCTCATGCCATTCATCTTgatgaacaagaagaaaattttgatgatgatgcttATCAATAAGATGTTGATGGCTATGGGTTAA
- the LOC132088358 gene encoding uncharacterized protein LOC132088358, which produces MILPVTLMCAITAATSTSMDALPAQFAQPDSESLNFSEARMLWSNCRGKRLDTLTLYKHITPRECVEMGGDCCATNADGIGNGSDDPRTMSSDKCYGCYNSTIKVKCTGKLVRSQSGFFQDWWVNSKNCIKAGGLCCDGTKTSDNPAIFDPNDYPNADFCLNCYSGSVRNTTEMDGIWEKVVTSCSGQLIANNDYKANTCMRFGGSCCDDDTSTNSNFGGNAFRASTFPDSRCNSCFTGEPKEIGAPLRK; this is translated from the exons atgattttgccA GTGACTCTGATGTGCGCCATCACGGCAGCGACGTCGACATCTATGGACGCTCTTCCTGCTCAGTTTGCCCAACCCGACAGCGAATCGTTGAATTTTTCCGAAG CTCGTATGCTTTGGTCCAATTGCCGGGGAAAGAGGCTAGATACCCTCACTCTCTATAAACACATAACGCCTCGTGAATGCGTCGAAATGGGAGGCGATTGCTGTGCAACTAACGCGGATGGAATTGGAAACG GAAGCGATGACCCGAGGACCATGTCATCTGACAAATGCTACGGTTGCTATAACAGCACAATTAAAGTCAAATGCACGGGAAAACTTGTGCGGAGTCAAAGCGGCTTTTTCCAAGATTGGTGGGTGAATTCTAAAAATTGCATCAAAGCAGGAGGATTATGCTGTGACGGTACTAAAACATCCG ACAATCCAGCCATCTTCGATCCGAACGACTACCCAAACGCGGATTTCTGTCTAAATTGCTATTCTGGCTCGGTACGAAATACGACAGAGATGGACGGCATCTGGGAGAAGGTGGTGACATCCTGTTCTGGCCAGCTGATAGCCAACAACGACTACAAGGCTAACACGTGCATGCGTTTTGGTGGCAGTTGTTGTGACGATGACACATCAACGAATTCCAATTTTG GTGGCAATGCCTTCAGGGCTTCTACGTTCCCAGATTCCAGGTGCAACAGCTGCTTTACTGGCGAGCCAAAAGAAATCGGTGCACCCCTGCGAAAataa